In Rickettsia endosymbiont of Gonocerus acuteangulatus, the following are encoded in one genomic region:
- a CDS encoding exodeoxyribonuclease V subunit beta encodes MNNLQQQASDPDYSVWVSASAGTGKTKILTDRFLRLLIKGINFQNILCLTFTNAASVEMQLRISNKLKTFSLCDPRQLEQELFLMSGQKPLALELENAKNLYSKLLDNNEPLNIYTIHTFCQKILKTFPVEADITPEFQILEETQLQDIFLKIRNEIYLSDEHNDLIKTLLNRFHEITLQDIFSEIIDQKIKFKKLFTHKTIPAEIRNKRLALSELNNIYDKVKNLFADYDLEIEPKEIFFTRDGKKRKSLLSKELAQKYPKLLLELEKLTSQIYKLDEEYRIEELEYHTNLLSKLAYILLEKYEKFKEENNLLDYEDLIYHTEKLFQNKAIHEWLSHKLESEINHILVDEAQDTSREQWNIITTLIIEFNRPDSSIFIVGDDKQSIYSFQGADLANFNLVNEKLQTNLAKANKKFKKITLEYSYRSCGEILQFTHQVFKYIKAHYPTLFLSDNPVISAFRTHKGSVTVWSLVTSEKQEELFWALPQDYANALSSADLLIKKIVSFIKEKIASKEILPSTGNPISEKDFMILVRKRDEFSNNLIKELNKADLKVEASDKVNLKEHLPIMDLISVAKFVLLPYDDLNLAALLKSPIIGISEQQLYELLMNKNDESLWENLFSHPGIYNRLTSFIGLYQKSTLDNFFNLIVNTLNLYVDDMVNELLTLSSNYANDIDNSLQSFVAWFENNDIWIKRDMEHSDKIRVMTVHGSKGLEAPIVILCDSTTLPISSSKFIWHDNGDMSFSASAADTPKFLQELKEAEKLKDLQEYIRLLYVAMTRAKDHLIICGFSNKSNIPENCWYKITKNLFN; translated from the coding sequence ATGAACAATCTACAACAACAAGCTTCTGATCCTGATTATTCCGTTTGGGTGTCGGCATCTGCCGGCACAGGTAAAACTAAAATCCTAACTGACCGTTTTTTACGCCTATTAATCAAAGGAATAAATTTTCAAAATATCCTATGCCTTACTTTTACTAATGCAGCTAGCGTAGAAATGCAGCTAAGAATTAGCAATAAACTCAAAACTTTCTCTCTTTGTGATCCCAGACAACTAGAACAGGAGCTTTTTTTAATGAGTGGTCAGAAGCCGCTTGCTTTAGAGCTTGAAAATGCAAAAAATCTATATAGCAAATTACTTGATAATAATGAACCTTTAAACATTTATACGATTCATACATTTTGTCAAAAAATTCTTAAAACTTTTCCCGTAGAAGCCGATATAACACCCGAATTTCAAATTCTTGAAGAGACACAATTACAAGATATTTTTCTAAAAATACGAAATGAGATTTATTTAAGCGATGAACATAATGATTTAATTAAAACTTTACTAAATCGTTTTCATGAAATAACTTTGCAGGATATTTTCAGCGAGATCATTGACCAAAAAATTAAATTCAAAAAATTATTCACGCATAAAACTATTCCGGCAGAGATACGTAATAAGAGGTTAGCATTATCCGAGCTAAATAATATCTATGATAAGGTAAAAAATTTATTTGCAGATTATGATTTAGAAATAGAGCCGAAAGAAATTTTTTTTACCAGAGACGGGAAAAAACGTAAAAGCCTTTTATCGAAAGAGCTAGCCCAAAAATATCCTAAATTACTATTAGAGTTAGAGAAGCTAACATCTCAGATTTATAAATTAGATGAAGAATATCGCATAGAAGAGCTAGAATATCATACTAATTTACTTTCTAAACTTGCTTATATTTTGCTAGAGAAATACGAGAAATTTAAAGAAGAAAATAACTTGCTTGATTATGAGGATTTAATTTACCATACCGAGAAATTATTTCAGAATAAAGCTATACATGAGTGGTTATCGCATAAGCTTGAAAGTGAGATTAATCATATACTTGTTGACGAGGCACAAGATACAAGCCGTGAACAATGGAATATAATCACCACTCTAATAATCGAGTTTAATAGACCTGATAGTAGTATTTTTATCGTTGGGGATGATAAGCAATCTATATATAGCTTTCAAGGTGCTGATCTTGCGAATTTTAATCTAGTGAATGAGAAATTACAAACGAATCTCGCTAAAGCAAATAAAAAATTTAAGAAGATTACACTTGAATATTCTTATAGATCATGCGGCGAAATTTTACAATTTACCCATCAGGTTTTTAAATATATAAAAGCTCATTACCCTACTCTTTTCTTATCCGATAATCCAGTAATTTCAGCATTTCGTACACATAAAGGTTCCGTAACAGTTTGGTCTTTGGTGACAAGCGAAAAGCAGGAAGAACTTTTTTGGGCATTGCCACAAGATTATGCCAATGCTCTTTCGTCAGCTGACTTACTTATAAAAAAAATCGTTAGTTTTATAAAAGAAAAAATAGCCAGCAAAGAAATTCTGCCCTCGACCGGTAATCCTATATCTGAAAAAGATTTTATGATTTTGGTAAGAAAGCGAGATGAATTTAGCAATAATCTGATAAAAGAGCTTAACAAAGCTGACCTTAAAGTTGAGGCAAGCGATAAAGTAAACCTTAAAGAGCATTTGCCGATAATGGATTTAATTTCGGTAGCTAAATTTGTACTCTTACCTTATGACGATTTAAACCTTGCTGCCTTACTTAAATCACCGATTATCGGTATTAGCGAGCAGCAATTATACGAACTTCTAATGAATAAAAATGATGAAAGTTTATGGGAAAATCTGTTTTCACATCCAGGTATATATAATAGGCTTACTTCTTTTATTGGACTTTATCAAAAATCCACTCTCGATAATTTTTTCAATTTAATCGTGAATACTCTAAATTTATATGTTGATGATATGGTAAATGAGCTGCTAACTCTAAGCAGCAATTACGCAAATGATATAGATAATTCTCTACAAAGCTTTGTAGCTTGGTTTGAGAATAACGATATTTGGATTAAGCGTGATATGGAGCATTCCGATAAAATAAGAGTTATGACAGTACACGGCTCCAAAGGCTTGGAAGCACCAATTGTTATATTATGCGACTCCACCACTCTACCTATCAGCAGTAGTAAATTTATTTGGCATGATAATGGGGATATGTCCTTTTCTGCAAGTGCTGCTGATACTCCTAAATTCCTACAAGAACTGAAAGAAGCAGAAAAATTAAAGGATCTACAGGAATATATAAGACTGCTCTACGTTGCAATGACAAGGGCAAAAGATCATTTAATTATATGCGGTTTTAGTAACAAATCAAACATTCCTGAAAACTGTTGGTATAAAATAACTAAAAATTTATTCAATTAA
- a CDS encoding IS630 transposase-related protein: MARAYAIELRLRVIKAVEAGIRISKVSKLFNVSRDTIYKWKKLKDKQGTLEAATGYQKGHSHKIKDSESFKEFFKANMNKTSKELAKQWGNIASVTILRQIRKLGYSYKQNSFSSEKRY; encoded by the coding sequence ATGGCACGAGCATATGCAATAGAACTAAGACTAAGAGTTATAAAAGCTGTAGAAGCAGGGATACGAATAAGTAAGGTAAGTAAATTATTTAATGTAAGTCGTGATACTATATATAAATGGAAAAAATTAAAAGATAAGCAAGGTACTTTAGAAGCAGCAACTGGTTATCAGAAAGGACATAGTCATAAGATAAAAGATTCAGAATCTTTTAAAGAATTTTTTAAAGCTAATATGAATAAAACATCAAAGGAGTTAGCAAAGCAATGGGGTAATATTGCATCTGTAACTATTTTAAGACAAATCAGAAAACTTGGCTATAGCTATAAACAAAACTCATTTTCATCCGAAAAGAGATATTAA
- a CDS encoding IS30 family transposase: MILSLCQYLNDLCYTESIYRFVYTSAVAAKLKLYSYLPSKRYKRQERGKRRQRIIIPQRISIHQRDAIATKKVEVGHFEADLTFHKGNQSMNIGALVDKKSQKIILVLNNSKRATTVTNGFLRKIKTLPNSVRKTITMDNGKEFVGHVAYRLSGFQTFFCDPYRPRQKALVEKMNSMIHRILPKNTDITTVTQRGLDNVAEILNNMPRKIFGYKTPNEIWAENL, translated from the coding sequence ATGATACTCTCGCTCTGTCAGTACCTTAATGACTTATGCTATACAGAAAGTATATATAGATTTGTTTACACTTCTGCAGTAGCAGCTAAATTAAAGTTATATAGCTATTTACCTTCTAAAAGATATAAAAGGCAAGAAAGAGGGAAGAGGCGTCAAAGGATCATTATACCACAAAGGATCTCAATACATCAGCGTGATGCAATAGCTACGAAAAAGGTAGAAGTAGGGCATTTTGAGGCAGATCTTACATTTCATAAAGGTAATCAAAGTATGAATATTGGTGCACTGGTGGATAAAAAGAGTCAAAAGATTATTTTAGTGCTGAATAACTCCAAGAGAGCTACAACAGTTACCAATGGTTTTTTAAGAAAGATAAAAACTCTTCCAAATAGTGTGAGAAAGACTATTACTATGGATAATGGCAAAGAGTTTGTGGGGCATGTTGCCTATAGACTATCTGGGTTTCAAACTTTCTTTTGTGATCCATACCGCCCTAGACAAAAAGCATTAGTGGAAAAAATGAATTCTATGATTCATAGAATTTTACCTAAAAATACAGATATTACTACCGTTACACAAAGAGGTCTTGACAATGTTGCTGAGATTTTAAATAACATGCCAAGAAAGATTTTTGGTTATAAAACCCCCAATGAAATTTGGGCAGAAAATTTATAG
- a CDS encoding IS30 family transposase has translation MMNRKYRHLSREERYEIKRMYDLGVSINKIAQHLTRKSTISMELKRNKVKDKYMPCVAQEKYENRMYQQELLKIEKNPMLLDYIKNAMIRKKWSPDAIAGKLKLDKNTALCISTESIYRFVYTSAVAAKLKLYSYLPSKRYKRQERGKRRQRIIIPQRISIHQRDAIATKKVEVGNFEADLTFHKGNQSMNIGALVDKKSQKIILVLNNSKRATTVTNGFLRKIKTLPNSVRKTITMDNGKEFVGHVAYRLSGFQTFFCDPYRPRQKALVEKMNSMIHRILPKNTDITTVTQRGLDNIAEILNNMPRKIFGYKTPNEIWAENL, from the coding sequence ATGATGAACAGAAAATATAGACACTTATCTCGAGAAGAGAGATATGAGATAAAAAGAATGTATGACCTAGGAGTCAGTATTAATAAGATAGCACAACATCTTACGAGGAAAAGCACTATTAGTATGGAGCTAAAAAGAAATAAGGTAAAAGATAAGTATATGCCTTGTGTTGCTCAGGAAAAATATGAAAACAGGATGTATCAGCAAGAGTTATTAAAAATAGAAAAGAACCCTATGTTGTTAGATTATATTAAAAATGCTATGATTCGCAAGAAATGGTCGCCGGATGCTATAGCCGGAAAGTTAAAACTAGACAAAAATACAGCTTTGTGTATCAGTACAGAAAGTATATATAGATTTGTTTACACTTCTGCAGTAGCAGCTAAATTAAAGTTATATAGCTATTTACCTTCTAAAAGATATAAAAGGCAAGAAAGAGGGAAGAGGCGTCAAAGGATCATTATACCACAAAGGATCTCAATACATCAGCGTGATGCAATAGCTACGAAAAAGGTAGAAGTAGGGAATTTTGAGGCAGATCTTACATTTCATAAAGGTAATCAAAGTATGAATATTGGTGCACTGGTGGATAAAAAGAGTCAAAAGATTATTTTAGTGCTGAATAACTCCAAGAGAGCTACAACAGTTACCAATGGTTTTTTAAGAAAGATAAAAACTCTTCCAAATAGTGTGAGAAAGACTATTACTATGGATAATGGCAAAGAGTTTGTGGGGCATGTTGCCTATAGACTATCTGGGTTTCAAACTTTCTTTTGTGATCCATACCGCCCTAGACAAAAAGCATTAGTGGAAAAAATGAATTCTATGATTCATAGAATTTTACCTAAAAATACAGATATTACAACCGTTACACAAAGAGGTCTTGACAATATTGCTGAGATTTTAAATAACATGCCAAGAAAGATTTTTGGTTATAAAACCCCCAATGAAATTTGGGCAGAAAATTTATAG
- a CDS encoding sodium:solute symporter family protein, which yields MLKIPIDNIIVFLYLISILAVGVYYRAKNSSFKNYANVESKVQNSKLLLIATIFASSVGGATTFGITEKTFLGHTYYAYALMLTIPIDIIIAIYIVPLIAKHHVAESIGDIMSIYYGNLGRFIGGVSSVIVSVGFLAAQISVSGYIFQYILKINYIEGVILSYSIVLIYTTIGGLQSIVFTNLLQFFAMIIAIPVVTFIGLNKIGSINPIGDLIVETNQSNLFSYIIAAALSFSVMNLYPTFIQRALINKNPTQTTKAIYTKSVIYLFFLICVTLNGLIAYKLYPEQPSNLVLPYLINQIIPPLIQGLVISGLLAAVMSTTDSDLNVTSIAIVKDIINPILKVKNGQKLLLIARIINVVIGSLAIIAALKFSNVIDLVVFFTGFWGPVILVPLVTTLFSIRVPTQIMVLSSVSGAATFLLWEHYSLSLQYFNLKGVFIGTMVSCLIFTLAVVLNKVNRR from the coding sequence ATGCTTAAAATACCTATCGATAATATTATCGTATTCTTATATCTGATATCAATTTTAGCCGTAGGTGTTTATTACCGAGCTAAAAACAGTAGCTTTAAAAATTATGCAAATGTAGAGAGTAAGGTTCAGAATAGCAAACTGTTGCTAATAGCTACTATATTTGCAAGTTCTGTAGGAGGAGCTACTACTTTTGGTATTACAGAAAAAACTTTTTTAGGACACACATATTATGCTTATGCTTTGATGCTTACTATCCCGATAGATATCATAATCGCTATTTATATAGTACCGCTAATTGCAAAGCATCATGTGGCAGAAAGCATAGGCGATATAATGAGTATATATTATGGCAATCTAGGTCGCTTTATTGGCGGTGTTAGCTCTGTAATTGTATCAGTTGGATTTTTAGCAGCTCAAATAAGCGTCAGCGGTTATATTTTTCAATATATTTTAAAAATAAATTATATTGAGGGAGTAATTTTAAGTTATAGTATAGTGCTTATATATACTACAATAGGAGGGCTGCAATCTATCGTTTTTACTAATTTACTGCAGTTTTTTGCGATGATAATTGCGATACCTGTTGTTACTTTTATAGGGTTAAATAAAATTGGTTCTATAAATCCTATAGGCGATTTGATTGTTGAAACTAATCAATCTAACTTATTTTCTTATATAATCGCTGCTGCTTTAAGCTTTAGCGTAATGAATCTATACCCTACCTTTATTCAAAGAGCTTTGATTAATAAAAATCCTACTCAAACAACTAAAGCAATATATACGAAATCGGTTATATATTTATTCTTTTTAATTTGCGTCACTTTAAATGGCTTAATTGCTTATAAACTTTATCCAGAACAACCATCGAACTTAGTATTACCTTATCTGATTAACCAAATCATTCCACCTTTAATTCAAGGCTTAGTCATAAGTGGACTGCTTGCTGCTGTTATGTCTACTACCGATTCTGATTTAAACGTTACTTCCATAGCTATTGTTAAAGACATAATTAACCCTATTCTAAAAGTAAAAAATGGGCAGAAGCTATTGTTAATTGCCCGAATTATTAATGTAGTAATAGGAAGCCTTGCTATAATTGCTGCCCTAAAATTTAGCAATGTAATAGATTTAGTAGTATTCTTTACCGGCTTTTGGGGACCTGTAATATTAGTACCGCTAGTAACAACGCTTTTTAGCATTAGAGTACCAACACAAATAATGGTTTTATCATCAGTAAGCGGAGCAGCAACTTTTCTACTTTGGGAACATTATTCCTTATCTCTACAATATTTTAACCTCAAAGGAGTATTTATAGGAACGATGGTAAGTTGTTTGATATTTACGTTGGCTGTAGTGCTAAATAAGGTTAATAGGAGATGA
- the tnpA gene encoding IS200/IS605 family transposase, giving the protein MSKYIHKSHNVTVLLYHMVFPAKYRRAVFDVSVDQVLREICLEIEKRYQIKFLEIGVDEDHVHFLVQSVPTYSVTKIVTTIKSVTARQIFRQCPQVKKQLWGGEFWTDGYFTSTVGKHGNENMIGKYVKNQGKEYQKLHEDHQLAFF; this is encoded by the coding sequence ATGAGCAAATATATACATAAAAGTCATAATGTTACGGTACTGCTGTATCACATGGTATTTCCAGCAAAATATCGCCGAGCAGTGTTTGACGTATCAGTTGATCAAGTATTACGAGAAATATGTTTAGAGATAGAAAAGAGATATCAAATAAAATTTTTAGAAATAGGGGTTGATGAAGATCATGTCCATTTTTTGGTACAATCTGTACCAACCTATAGCGTAACAAAAATAGTAACAACAATTAAAAGTGTTACAGCTCGTCAAATATTTAGACAGTGTCCACAGGTAAAGAAACAATTATGGGGTGGAGAATTTTGGACTGATGGATATTTTACGAGTACGGTAGGTAAGCATGGAAATGAGAATATGATAGGAAAATACGTAAAAAACCAAGGCAAGGAATATCAGAAACTGCATGAGGATCATCAGCTAGCTTTCTTCTAA
- a CDS encoding IS30 family transposase, translating to MMNRKYRHLSREERYEIKRMYDLGVSINKIAQHLTRSKSTISMELKRNKVKGKYMPCVAQEQYKKRMHQQELLKIEKLPILLNYIKNAMIHKKWSPDAIAGKLKLDKNTACCISTESIYRFVYTSAVAAKLKLYSYLPSKRYKRQERGTRHQRIIIPQRISIHQRDAIAMQKLEVGHFEADLTFHKGNQSMNIGVLVDKKSQKIILVLNNSKRAKTVTTGFLKKIKTLPSSVRKTENTISK from the coding sequence ATGATGAACAGAAAATATAGACACTTATCTCGCGAAGAGAGATATGAAATAAAAAGAATGTATGACCTAGGAGTCAGTATTAACAAGATAGCACAACATCTTACGAGGTCTAAAAGCACTATTAGTATGGAGCTAAAAAGAAATAAAGTAAAAGGTAAGTATATGCCTTGTGTTGCTCAGGAACAATATAAAAAAAGGATGCATCAGCAAGAGTTATTAAAAATAGAGAAGTTACCTATTTTGTTAAATTATATCAAAAATGCTATGATTCACAAGAAATGGTCACCGGATGCTATAGCCGGAAAGTTAAAACTGGACAAAAATACAGCTTGTTGTATCAGTACAGAAAGTATATATAGATTCGTCTACACTTCTGCAGTAGCAGCTAAATTAAAGTTATATAGCTATTTACCGTCTAAAAGATATAAAAGGCAAGAAAGGGGGACAAGGCATCAAAGGATCATTATACCACAAAGGATCTCAATACATCAGCGTGATGCAATAGCAATGCAAAAGCTAGAAGTAGGACATTTTGAGGCAGATCTTACATTTCATAAAGGTAATCAAAGTATGAATATCGGTGTGCTGGTGGATAAAAAGAGTCAAAAGATTATTTTAGTGCTGAATAACTCCAAGAGAGCTAAAACAGTTACCACTGGGTTTTTAAAAAAGATCAAAACGCTGCCAAGTAGTGTTAGAAAGACTGAAAATACTATAAGTAAGTAG
- a CDS encoding transposase — translation MAIAINKTHFHPKRDIKLRNEFIAKIQTITKDKLVYLDESGIEDNACKEYGWSIIGQRCYGEKVYQHKFRISMIAGLCNGNLIAPVIFEGNCNTEVFKTYIRDVLITELQPGQTVIMDNINFHKNSKVTKLTLCLVLNIVKMENAAVCI, via the coding sequence TTGGCTATAGCTATAAACAAAACTCATTTTCATCCGAAAAGAGATATTAAATTAAGAAATGAATTTATAGCAAAGATACAAACCATCACAAAAGACAAATTAGTATATCTTGATGAATCTGGAATAGAGGATAATGCTTGCAAAGAGTATGGATGGAGCATTATAGGACAAAGGTGTTATGGAGAAAAGGTGTATCAACATAAATTTAGAATAAGTATGATAGCTGGTCTTTGTAATGGTAATCTTATTGCTCCTGTAATATTTGAAGGTAATTGTAATACAGAGGTCTTTAAAACTTATATTAGGGATGTATTAATTACAGAATTACAACCTGGGCAAACCGTTATTATGGATAACATTAATTTTCATAAAAATTCTAAAGTTACAAAACTTACGCTATGTTTGGTTCTAAATATCGTAAAGATGGAGAACGCAGCTGTTTGCATATAG
- a CDS encoding IS30 family transposase has product MNFQTITMDNGKEFVGHLAYRLSGFQTFFCDPYRPRQKALVEKMNSMIHRILPKNTDITTVTQRGLDNIAEILNNMPRKIFGYKTPNEIWAENL; this is encoded by the coding sequence TTGAATTTTCAGACTATTACTATGGATAATGGCAAAGAGTTTGTAGGGCATCTTGCTTATAGACTATCTGGGTTTCAAACTTTCTTTTGTGATCCATACCGCCCTAGACAAAAAGCACTAGTGGAGAAAATGAATTCTATGATTCATAGAATTTTACCTAAAAATACAGATATTACAACCGTTACACAAAGAGGTCTTGACAATATTGCTGAGATTTTAAATAACATGCCAAGAAAGATTTTTGGTTATAAAACCCCCAATGAAATTTGGGCAGAAAATTTATAG
- a CDS encoding helix-turn-helix domain-containing protein, whose product MMNRKYRHLSREERYEIKRMYDLGVSINKIAQHLTRSKSTISMELKRNKVKDKYMPCVAQEKYENSENSRTK is encoded by the coding sequence ATGATGAACAGAAAATATAGACACTTATCTCGAGAAGAGAGATATGAGATAAAAAGAATGTATGACCTAGGAGTCAGTATTAATAAGATAGCACAACATCTTACGAGATCTAAAAGCACTATTAGTATGGAGCTAAAAAGAAATAAGGTAAAAGATAAGTATATGCCTTGTGTTGCTCAGGAAAAATATGAAAACAGTGAAAATTCAAGGACTAAGTAG
- the istA gene encoding IS21 family transposase, with the protein MYTTIITLYKQGNSQRNIAKLTRTDRKTVRKIINRYVEAGTESPAIYERSSVLDFWHEKIIELLEKNLSYIRIFEELKNQGYTSSYTSLTRYIKKYKIKDNSCIRFHTLAGEEAQVDFGDIGLQYNSKGRRVKAYVFNMRLSYSRLDYYEVVFDQSCQTWIQCHINAFNYFAGSPKVIKLDNLKAGVVDANFYEPVYQKEYKCLADHYGILLSPCRVYQPQEKGKVESGIKYVKNNFFAGRKFDRYEELTNGLANWLNKANSRIHGTTKRIPRELFEQEERSSLIPLPLETFDLSSWHNRKVAKDCHITIDNNYYSVPAKYIYSEVMVQLSPKLVQIFSIQNDLIARHVRTEGKGIFTTNPSHYAKYKRLCPGFIEYSEHYQQQMQQIGNNCSLLLESLQQTRVNDWQRCARGIISLRKVYNDDLIDKACHRALHYGISSYSKIKNILNSNAVNLPLPEFGGNNAELI; encoded by the coding sequence ATGTATACAACAATTATCACCCTTTATAAACAAGGCAATAGTCAAAGGAATATTGCCAAACTAACAAGAACAGACCGCAAAACAGTACGAAAAATAATAAACCGCTATGTAGAGGCTGGTACAGAATCCCCAGCAATCTATGAACGATCTTCAGTTTTGGATTTTTGGCACGAAAAAATAATTGAGTTATTAGAAAAAAATCTGAGTTACATAAGAATTTTTGAGGAGTTAAAAAATCAAGGTTATACAAGCAGTTATACTTCTTTGACCCGTTATATCAAAAAATATAAAATTAAGGATAACAGTTGCATTCGTTTTCATACTTTAGCAGGAGAGGAAGCACAAGTAGATTTTGGTGACATAGGCTTACAGTATAATTCTAAAGGGCGTAGAGTTAAAGCATATGTATTTAATATGCGTTTAAGCTATAGTCGCCTTGATTATTATGAAGTAGTGTTTGATCAAAGTTGTCAAACATGGATTCAATGTCATATCAATGCATTTAATTATTTTGCTGGTAGTCCAAAAGTAATAAAACTTGATAATCTTAAAGCTGGAGTAGTAGATGCCAATTTTTATGAGCCAGTATATCAGAAGGAATATAAGTGCTTAGCCGATCATTATGGAATTTTACTTTCTCCTTGTCGAGTGTATCAACCGCAAGAAAAAGGCAAAGTTGAGTCGGGAATAAAATACGTTAAAAATAATTTTTTTGCTGGTCGTAAATTTGATAGATATGAAGAATTAACAAATGGTCTTGCAAATTGGTTAAATAAGGCCAATAGCCGAATACATGGTACTACTAAGAGAATACCTAGAGAACTGTTTGAGCAAGAGGAAAGAAGTAGTTTGATTCCTTTACCATTAGAAACTTTTGATTTGTCATCTTGGCATAATCGAAAAGTAGCAAAAGATTGTCATATTACCATAGATAATAATTATTACTCTGTACCAGCAAAATATATATACAGTGAGGTAATGGTACAATTGTCCCCAAAACTTGTTCAAATATTTTCTATACAAAATGATTTAATAGCAAGACACGTTAGAACAGAGGGCAAGGGGATATTTACCACTAATCCGTCTCATTATGCTAAATACAAACGTCTATGCCCAGGTTTTATAGAATATAGTGAACATTATCAACAACAAATGCAGCAGATAGGGAATAATTGCAGTTTATTATTAGAATCATTACAACAAACAAGAGTGAATGATTGGCAACGTTGTGCACGAGGTATCATTTCTTTACGTAAGGTTTACAATGATGACTTAATAGATAAAGCCTGTCATAGAGCACTACATTATGGTATAAGTTCTTACTCTAAAATTAAGAATATTTTAAATAGTAATGCAGTAAACTTACCATTACCAGAGTTTGGAGGTAATAATGCAGAACTTATTTAA
- a CDS encoding SURF1 family protein — MKTKLTVLVTFIILISLGFWQLIRLKEKKLFLTSMQENLTSPAIDLAEIKDNLPYHKVKITGHFLPNKDIYLYGRRSMSSEKDGYYLVTPFKPAEDKIILVARGWFSNRNKNIITQATNDQPHELIGVTMPSEKTRSYLPANDVKNNVWLTLDLQEASKVLGLNLENFYLIEESEDISNLDILLPLSINHLAAIRNDHLEYAITWFGLAASLIVIYRIYKRSLSFTRKNK; from the coding sequence ATGAAAACAAAACTCACTGTACTAGTCACCTTTATAATACTGATCTCTTTAGGTTTTTGGCAGCTTATTCGCTTAAAAGAAAAGAAGCTATTTTTAACATCGATGCAAGAAAATCTTACCTCCCCTGCAATTGATTTAGCTGAAATTAAAGATAACTTACCTTACCATAAAGTAAAAATTACTGGGCATTTTTTACCTAATAAAGATATATATTTGTATGGTAGGCGGTCAATGTCGAGCGAAAAGGATGGCTATTATTTAGTTACACCGTTTAAACCCGCTGAAGATAAAATTATTTTAGTAGCTCGAGGCTGGTTTAGTAACCGCAATAAAAATATTATTACACAAGCAACCAATGACCAACCCCATGAGCTTATCGGTGTTACTATGCCGTCCGAAAAAACCCGCAGCTACTTACCTGCTAATGATGTTAAAAATAATGTATGGCTGACCTTAGACTTACAAGAAGCGTCTAAAGTTTTAGGGTTAAATCTTGAAAATTTTTATCTCATTGAAGAGAGCGAAGATATTAGCAATTTGGATATTTTGCTACCGCTTTCAATAAATCACCTCGCTGCTATTAGAAATGATCATTTAGAATATGCTATAACTTGGTTTGGACTCGCCGCATCTTTAATTGTAATTTATAGGATTTATAAGCGTTCTCTGTCATTCACACGCAAAAACAAATGA